A DNA window from Primulina eburnea isolate SZY01 unplaced genomic scaffold, ASM2296580v1 ctg1007, whole genome shotgun sequence contains the following coding sequences:
- the LOC140820399 gene encoding uncharacterized protein, which translates to MPPRRNVLRTDEGRQEEDIPQPPPGQDASARVLAGMARFFEQHVGNGAMGKPEPVYERFRRMHPDEFHGTTDPFMAEGWIRSLEVIFRYMDMADADRVRCTIYLLKGDASLWWEGAERGVNMATLTWEGFKRVFYDKYFTSDVRSRLKREFMSLRQGDWTVAEFVQKFDRGCHFMPLIANDPAEKLRHFLDGLRPTIRRDVTLVDPADYTTAVARALRAEQSLKDIDWEMQRKRNRAQQANQSNKKPHTGPSKQPEPPKPQGQPPKGNVPKAEEKPLCKECNRPHYGKCMWGTFKCFKCGELGHKAADCTKPRQPMTGRVYVMQATEDETESTLH; encoded by the coding sequence ATGCCTCCTAGAAGGAATGTGCTTAGGACTGATGAGGGTAGACAGGAGGAGGATATCCCACAGCCTCCACCTGGTCAGGATGCTAGTGCCCGTGTACTAGCCGGTATGGCCCGTTTCTTTGAGCAACACGTAGGGAATGGAGCAATGGGTAAACCAGAGCCAGTATATGAGCGTTTCAGGAGGATGCACCCCGATGAGTTCCATGGCACTACTGATCCATTTatggctgagggatggattagaTCATTAGAGGTAATATTTCGTTATATGGACATGGCGGACGCCGATCGCGTTCGATGTACTATCTACCTGTTGAAAGGCGACGCTTCcttatggtgggagggagcggAGCGAGGAGTGAATATGGCGACTTTGACTTGGGAAGGATTCAAGAGagtgttctatgacaagtacttcacaTCCGATGTTCGTTCTAGGCTtaagagagagtttatgagtctccgtCAGGGGGATTGGACTGTTGCCGAGTTTGTGCagaagtttgataggggctGTCACTTTATGCCCTTGATTGCCAATGATCCTGCTGAAAAATTACGACATTTTCTAGATGGTTTGAGGCCGACTATCCGACGCGATGTGACACTTGTCGATCCTGCTGATTATACTACCGCCGTTGCCAGGGCTCTTAGAGCCGAGCAGTCATTGAAGGATATCGATTGGGAGATGCAGCGAAAGAGGAACCGTGCTCAGCAAGCTAATCAGAGTAATAAGAAGCCTCATACGGGACCTTCTAAGCAACCAGAACCACCAAAACCACAAGGACAACCACCTAAAGGAAATGTTCCGAAAGCTGAAGAAAAACCActttgcaaggagtgcaatcgtCCACATTatggcaagtgcatgtggggcaCCTTCAAGTGCTTCAAGTGCGGGGAGTTGGGACACAAGGCTGCGGATTGCACCAAGCCTAGGCAACCCATGACCGGAAGAGTCTATGTGATGCAAGCTACAGAAGATGAGACAGAGTCGACACTACACTGA